From a region of the Salmo trutta chromosome 10, fSalTru1.1, whole genome shotgun sequence genome:
- the LOC115200907 gene encoding mitochondrial import receptor subunit TOM20 homolog B: protein MTSSQEKTGLARLPDLKDAEAVQKFFLEEIQLGEELLAQGDYEKGVDHLISAIAVCGQPQQLLQVLQQTLPPPVFQMLLTKLPTISQRIVSAQRLAEDDIE from the exons tcttCCCAAGAGAAGACTGGATTAGCAAGG CTGCCTGACCTGAAGGATGCGGAGGCTGTACAGAAGTTCTTCCTGGAGGAGATCCAATTGGGAGAGGAGCTGTTAGCACAAG GAGACTATGAGAAGGGAGTGGACCACTTGATCAGTGCCATAGCGGTATGTGGTCAGCCCCAGCAGCTGCTCCAGGTGCTACAGCAAACTCTGCCTCCTCCGGTGTTCCAGATGCTGCTCACCAAACTGCCCACCATCAGCCAG AGAATCGTGAGTGCTCAGCGTTTGGCAGAAGATGACATTGAGTGA
- the LOC115200906 gene encoding mitochondrial import receptor subunit TOM20 homolog B, whose product MTSSQEKTGLARLPDLKDAEAVQKFFLEEIQLGEELLAQGDYEKGVDHLISAIAVCGQPQQLLQVLQQTLPPPVFQMLLTKLPTISQRIVSAQRLAEDDIE is encoded by the exons ATGACT tcttCCCAAGAGAAGACTGGATTAGCAAGG CTGCCTGACCTGAAGGATGCGGAGGCTGTACAGAAGTTCTTCCTGGAGGAGATCCAATTGGGAGAGGAGCTGTTAGCACAAG GAGACTATGAGAAGGGAGTGGACCACTTGATCAGTGCCATAGCGGTATGTGGTCAGCCCCAGCAGCTGCTCCAGGTGCTACAGCAAACTCTGCCTCCTCCGGTGTTCCAGATGCTGCTCACCAAACTGCCCACCATCAGCCAG AGAATCGTGAGTGCTCAGCGTTTGGCAGAAGATGACATTGAGTGA